A DNA window from Brassica napus cultivar Da-Ae chromosome A4, Da-Ae, whole genome shotgun sequence contains the following coding sequences:
- the LOC125607967 gene encoding germin-like protein subfamily 1 member 16, with product MRFFQALILIPIAILALVISFAEAYDPSPLQDFCVAIDDLNGVFVNGRFCKDPMRVNAEDFFFSGLNVPGNTSNQVGSNVTTVNVDQIPGLNTMGISLVRIDYAPHGQNPPHTHPRGSEILVLIKGTLYVGFVSSNQDNNRLFAKVLHPGDVFVFPIGMIHFQVNIGKVPAVAFAGLSSQNAGVITIANAVFGSNPPIYPEVLARAFQLDANIVKELQAKFGP from the exons ATGAGGTTTTTTCAGGCTCTCATCCTCATCCCTATTGCCATATTGGCTTTGGTAATTTCCTTTGCTGAAGCTTATGATCCAAGTCCACTCCAAGATTTCTGTGTCGCCATTGATGACCTAAATGGTg TTTTTGTGAATGGTAGGTTCTGTAAAGACCCGATGCGAGTCAATGCAGAAGATTTTTTCTTCTCTGGCCTCAACGTGCCTGGGAACACCAGTAATCAAGTTGGCTCCAATGTGACCACGGTTAATGTTGATCAGATCCCAGGGCTAAACACCATGGGCATATCATTGGTGCGCATAGACTACGCTCCACATGGACAAAACCCACCTCACACGCATCCCCGTGGCTCAGAGATCCTTGTCCTTATCAAAGGAACATTATACGTCGGGTTTGTCTCTTCCAATCAAGACAATAACCGTTTATTCGCCAAAGTATTGCATCCTGGCGACGTATTTGTGTTCCCCATTGGAATGATTCATTTTCAGGTAAATATTGGGAAAGTCCCTGCCGTTGCTTTTGCAGGATTGAGTAGTCAAAACGCTGGTGTAATCACAATCGCAAACGCTGTGTTCGGGTCAAATCCTCCTATATATCCAGAAGTTCTAGCCAGGGCGTTCCAGTTGGATGCAAATATTGTCAAAGAACTTCAGGCCAAGTTTGGTCCATGA
- the LOC106454462 gene encoding uncharacterized protein LOC106454462, which produces MDQGTKPDYEPDRIPPSVFATTMTSKQEWSTQSNDLFSIHMGDQSFTKMYKSGELSNFDYTATYINDNNNIDNKTNLTDAGTKEVNILEAETGPEAANRDGLTNVSKPDLPRQRQLSPTKSYRSDTSNNSAASFAFPILPESQQDPKTALQVKDESGETDISRPEPKPSSYSDDPKPGDGGGWLSCFSCFSVKS; this is translated from the exons ATGGATCAGGGAACGAAACCAGACTATGAACCAGATCGGATTCCACCATCTGTTTTCGCAACCACAATGACTTCTAAACAAGAATGGAGTACTCAATCTAACGATTTGTTTAGTATTCACATGGGAGATCAAAGTTTCACCAAAATGTATAAATCTGGAGAACTCTCCAATTTCGACTATACTGCTACGTATATTAACGACAACAACAACATTGATAACAAGACTAATTTGACGGatgctggaacaaaagaggtcAACATCCTGGAAGCGGAAACCGGACCAGAAGCCGCTAATCGAGATGGCCTAACCAATGTATCTAAACCGGATCTACCTCGGCAACGTCAGTTAAGTCCCACCAAGTCTTATCGCTCCGACACCAGCAATAACAGCGCAGCTTCTTTTGCATTTCCCAT ATTACCTGAGTCCCAACAAGATCCAAAAACGGCACTTCAGGTGAAGGATGAAAGTGGTGAAACGGATATATCAAGACCAGAACCAAAGCCCAGTTCTTACTCGGATGATCCCAAACCAGGGGACGGTGGTGGCTGGCTTTCTTGTTTTTCATGTTTCTCAGTGAAAAGTTGA